A part of Liolophura sinensis isolate JHLJ2023 chromosome 1, CUHK_Ljap_v2, whole genome shotgun sequence genomic DNA contains:
- the LOC135464835 gene encoding uncharacterized protein LOC135464835 → MTQDENEGRLAVTCLPSFDRTSEDERKAKVRPALAMFRLALLVTLAALAALSVTATPCFRCQSGVIESKRCTTRALKCINEDRNYTFPEPFLERPALVSSIIGYEYKGDRHGRMVIRPMAVRPTHTTVRLGTWGDTYFQFLNISFIACGLMDV, encoded by the exons ATGACCCAAGATGAGAATGAGGGCCGCCTGGCGGTAACGTGTCTTCCTTCTTTCGACAGGACATCTGAGGACGAGCGTAAAGCTAAGGTGAGACCAG ccCTCGCCATGTTTCGTCTCGCCCTACTTGTTACCCTTGCTGCTTTAGCAGCTTTGTCCG TGACTGCGACTCCATGCTTCAGAT GCCAAAGCGGTGTGATTGAATCAAAGCGATGCACAACCCGCGCGCTGAAATGTATCAACGAGGATCGGAATTACACTTTTCCTGAGCCGTTTTTGGAGAGGCCAGCTTTAGTGTCTTCGATCATAGGCTACGAATATAAGGGTGACCGACATGGCCGTATGGTGATAAGGCCGATGGCCGTCAGGCCAACCCACACCACGGTGAGATTAGGCACCTGGGGAGACACCTACTTTCAGTTCTTGAACATTTCCTTTATTGCCTGTGGACTCATGGATGTCTAA
- the LOC135482054 gene encoding uncharacterized protein LOC135482054 codes for MASVSIGSLSALALVLIIVCAWTAPANANYCFPMRCDNGTLKSDRCKAGMDMDECYNKVSKGTFNVPFREPPVFHYGLSHVDIEVGPAQRTLTSIVEITSTDFAIRWECEKPAFCYGTDINWFACGLV; via the exons ATGGCGTCTGTGTCGATTGGCAGCTTGTCTGCGCTGGCTCTGGTTCTCATCATTGTTTGCGCCTGGACCG CTCCAGCGAATGCAAACTATTGTTTCCCAATGAGAT GTGACAACGGGACTCTGAAATCCGACAGGTGTAAAGCAGGTATGGACATGGACGAATGCTACAACAAGGTCTCGAAAGGCACCTTCAATGTGCCGTTCAGAGAACCTCCAGTATTCCACTACGGCCTGAGTCACGTAGATATAGAGGTTGGACCGGCACAGAGGACCTTGACAAGCATCGTAGAGATCACTAGCACAGACTTCGCTATCCGTTGGGAATGTGAAAAACCAGCATTTTGCTATGGCACTGACATTAACTGGTTCGCATGTGGACTTGTGTAA